Proteins encoded in a region of the Diospyros lotus cultivar Yz01 chromosome 9, ASM1463336v1, whole genome shotgun sequence genome:
- the LOC127809486 gene encoding gibberellin 2-beta-dioxygenase 6-like, with translation MLLHYTIFPFPCAEKKKRKKLHHLQLSLSLTTKTAMVESTPPLLHDYGQLLVHSGQDCAARRSNIFSPEVVMAECELPLIDLRGLRSGDERERAGCAAAICRASSEWGFFQVINHGISPELLRRMRREQVKLFHAPFERKATCGLLNNSYRWGSPRATSPKQFSWSEAFHIPLAKISEEACYGEFSSLRGVMEEYAASMQGLARLLAGVLAQNLGHQKGVFEESCDESTCFLRLNRYPACPISPEICGLVPHTDSDFLTILHQDEVGGLQLMKDSKWVAVKPNPEALIVNIGDLFQAWSNDAYKSVEHKVMANAKVGRYSIAYFLCPSYESSIGSCKEPSIYRKFTFGEYREQIQQDVKMTGHKVGLRRFLLNW, from the exons ATGCTTCTCCACTACACAATCTTTCCATTTCCTTgtgcagaaaaaaaaaaaaggaaaaagcttCATCATCTGCAACTCTCTTTATCACTCACCACGAAAACAGCCATGGTTGAATCAACTCCTCCTCTACTCCATGACTATGGCCAACTTCTGGTCCACTCCGGCCAGGACTGCGCTGCTCGGCGCAGCAATATCTTCAGCCCTGAGGTGGTCATGGCGGAATGTGAGCTGCCATTGATAGACCTCAGAGGTTTAAGGAGTGGTGATGAAAGGGAGAGGGCTGGTTGTGCTGCCGCCATCTGCAGAGCCTCCTCAGAGTGGGGATTCTTCCAGGTGATCAACCATGGCATAAGCCCTGAACTCCTCAGGAGGATGAGGAGGGAGCAGGTGAAGCTGTTTCACGCACCTTTTGAGAGGAAGGCCACCTGTGGGCTCTTGAACAACTCTTACAGGTGGGGGAGCCCCAGGGCGACTTCTCCCAAACAATTCTCATGGTCTGAGGCTTTCCACATTCCCCTAGCAAAGATCTCAGAGGAAGCCTGTTATGGAGAGTTCAGCTCTCTGAG GGGGGTGATGGAGGAATATGCAGCTTCAATGCAAGGGCTAGCAAGGCTGCTGGCAGGGGTTCTGGCGCAGAACTTGGGACACCAGAAGGGGGTCTTCGAAGAAAGCTGTGATGAAAGCACCTGCTTCCTCCGGTTAAACCGCTACCCGGCGTGCCCGATATCGCCCGAGATCTGCGGCCTGGTGCCCCACACTGACAGTGATTTCCTAACAATCCTTCACCAAGATGAAGTGGGCGGACTTCAGCTCATGAAGGACTCCAAATGGGTGGCTGTCAAACCCAACCCAGAAGCTCTTATTGTCAACATCGGAGATCTTTTTCAG GCATGGAGCAATGATGCTTATAAGAGTGTGGAGCATAAGGTGATGGCCAATGCTAAGGTCGGGAGGTACTCAATAGCCTACTTCTTATGCCCTTCTTATGAGTCTTCGATTGGGAGTTGCAAAGAACcatcaatttatagaaaattcACGTTTGGAGAATACAGAGAACAAATTCAACAAGATGTCAAGATGACCGGCCATAAAGTAGGCCTTAGAAGATTTCTTCTTAATTGGTAG
- the LOC127809887 gene encoding peroxisome biogenesis protein 22-like, translating into MADAQKPSQSVLIIFKSIAKRFNRKFAQIVFVLANHKRAGSLGALAGFAIAVLFTWKFLRSPARPRIREQQETGSTSTNIGPCQPVESAKDVELVDDFRPPAELSLAQRIKKKLHGSRKVTCQLLGVVLEESSPEELQEHATVRSSVVEILLEISKICEIYLMERILDDESEERVISALENAGLFTAGGLMKDKVLFCSTENGRLSFVRQLEPDWHIDTNPEILTQLARFIRNPLYISPSESGFNSGSNILSSMSLELYFAKENVS; encoded by the exons ATCTTCAAGAGCATTGCCAAACGATTCAATCGCAAATTTGCTCAGATAGTATTCGTTCTCGCCAATCACAAG AGGGCTGGATCACTAGGAGCTTTGGCAGGTTTTGCAATTGCTGTACTATTTACATGGAAATTCTTGAGGTCACCAGCAAGACCCCGGATAAGGGAGCAGCAAGAAACAGGTTCCACATCAACTAATATTGGTCCTTGTCAGCCAGTTGAAAGTGCGAAGGATGTTGAATTAGTTGATGACTTCCGTCCTCCAGCAGAG TTATCACTTGCACAACGAATAAAGAAGAAATTGCATGGCAGCAGAAAG gtgACCTGCCAGTTGCTTGGAGTGGTTCTTGAAGAGAGCAGCCCTGAAGAACTTCAG GAGCATGCAACTGTAAGATCATCTGTTGTGGAAATTCTGCTAGAAATCAGTAAAATCTGTGAAATATATCTGATGGAAAGGATTCTTGATGATGAAAGCGAG GAAAGAGTAATATCAGCTTTGGAAAATGCTGGCCTGTTCACAGCTGGAGGCTTGATGAAGGACAAG GTTCTATTCTGCAGCACCGAGAATGGCAGATTATCTTTTGTTAGGCAACTAGAGCCAGATTGGCACATTGATACAAATCCGGAAATTCTCACTCAGTTGGCT AGATTCATTAGAAATCCACTGTACATCTCGCCCAGTGAATCGGGTTTCAATTCAGGGTCCAACATTTTAAGTTCAATGAGTTTGGAATTATATTTTGCCAAGGAAAATGTTTCATAG